caaaaaaaaaatacaaaataacaaacttGACAAGCATTAAAGTGCACAAGCAAAAGAAGCGTTATTTATACACATTTGAAGCACACTTTCCCGCCTGTTTGCAGACTATCTGAGGCACAAGGACTGCTTTGCGTACATCCAACTGGACTGGGTCACCTGCACGTCCGAGTTCGAGAACATCCTTAGCGAGGAGGTGCACGATGAGAGGCGCAACGCCAGCGAAAAGTTCCTTGAGTTCTGCTGGTATGCTTGACTTAATATCATCAGACATGCCACCATTctttgtttctgttttccaaacaaaatgcttttaaatatgtcaatacttaaaaaaaagaaacaactcTTTTAGTCAAgcatcattttaaaaattattattattttgatcACGTTTAAGAAGGTCTTTAAAATGTAGACGGAGAAAGCTGAAGATGTAACAACTTTTGAAGATTCAAGTGCTATGCAGCATCCCGAATTCTTTGctacatttcatttaatatttctaGTGAATATTGTAGAGCAATTTCCTTTGTGGCTAGGCCATATAAATTGGCTAATGGTTAATGGCCAGCAATCTTGAGTTAACAATAGAACATCTCTTGCTTTGCTCTGTGCTATTAACAGACTTTTAACGGCCTTTGGTATTGCACAGTTTTCCTTTGAACCAACTGAGCCCTTTTTTCGATTACCAACCAATTGGGCTGCGGCCAGGGCAACTGAATGACATGTTGTTCCCGAGAATCGATATCAATCAAGTTTCAAGTTTCTGGTACATCAACATTTCACAGTGCCCGCTACGCGTACGAGAACTGCATCTACAACAGTGCCCGCTACAAGTGCTACAAGAACTCGGCGGAGTTTGCCCGCGAGACGGCCAAAATGCTGTCCGATGAGAAGCACTTCAGGAACTGTGCCGTCCTCCAGAACATCTGCGCCCACGACTCCGGCATGGCATTGGCCCAGTGGCATTGGATGTGCTTCCGCCTGGCGATGGCGACACCGATGATGCTGCTCCTGATGCGGCTGGTGGGGCAGGGGATTTGGACGTAAATCGATGTGCGGCCAATCTGCATAGTTTACTAGTGCGATGTGATGTTGCGGCTGCGGTTGTGGTCCGAGTTTGCGTTTTCTTAGTTCTTATtggttcattttttttttgttggtttttttcttttgggtttTGTAGTTGTCCCAACGAGAATGCCAAGCATTTGAGCTCCCTTTAGTAACCCATCGATAagaagcaaaaaacaaaaaagaaacgaaactAAACTTCATCTCTACGTGTCTGTGAATTTTCCGGTGTCGTTTTTGGGTACGAGATTGCTGGGCGGGCGGGTTACTGGGTCGGATAGCGGCactggtttttgtgttttccgtATGCTAAGCTAActtaaatgcatatttcaaATAAAGGAATATTCACGTTGTACTCATCCTGTGGTTTTACTGTTCAAGGCCCCTCACAACGCTGTGTCAATCGGATACCTAGTGCTTGAACCCCAGTCCTGGTTACCCacgaaaattgtattttgcaCGGATTTTGCGGAACCAACCGCAGGTGGGAGGTACAATAAGAATGCTGCTGACACCAAATATCGACGGTGGCACAGAGATACAGTATTGCAAAGTATTTCAATAACCCGGAAAACAGCTGACGCAGAAATTCGTTAAATGAAAACTCAAATCGAACTTCAAATTGCACAATATACACGCAAAGGGGAGAAGATACAAAGATTTGGTCAAATATTAAAGTCACAAATTGTAAACCGTTTCAAATAATTAACTATAATAACGCGTAATTATTCAAAAGCCAACTAGTTTATAGAAAACTAATAACTACCGGGCAGAAATCACACCGCCAGCCTAAAAGTTTGTTATATAttcaatgcatttttttaatgttCGCCGCTATGTATCTGCGTATTGCAGCAAACTTTGCCATATAGAACCCAAAGTTCGCCGTTCCAAGAGCGGCTCGTGTTCGCATAGAAAGTGGGTGGCTGTTTCAGGTTAATTTTGCAGCACTCCCAGTTTTCACCTTCCAGCATGGAAATTGAACGCTAATGGCTATGCACCCATTACCTGCCCCCCAAAGGACCCGTCACTGCGAATCTCAATTGCTGTTGCATAGAGCAGCGAATTTTGCACCTACATAACTTGTGGTGCTTCTTTGTAAGCTACTCGCTTTAGTTAGTAATTGAAAAAGTGCTTGTCAAAGAGAAATCTTTTCATATTAGCGGGAAAAAGTGGTTTTATGAAGCGCACTgcaaatattcatttccaagGAGGCAAAATGCTTTGGGCAACCTCagcaatatattaaaatttccCACATCCGGGGGAGAAACCGCATCGCGAATCCTGCCCTCGGCCTGGGGGTAATCCTGATCAACACTTCCTGGAAACACATCCTTCTACCTATTAACGAAGCGAAACAGAAGATTCATCGAAGAAAGAAATTGCAGAAATATTCAGCACGAAAATTGCTTGGAATTTTCACCTTAATATGATTCCCATAAATGGTAAACATTCCAGGGTATATAAATAAGTCAGTCCTGtattcaatttgtttacatatataaaagTTTCAAGGTAAGTATTTTTTCTTAGGAAATTAATATAAGACCAATGTGCTGTTTCCCCCATTCAATAATCTAAGTTACGTAACTGATGTATGTATTTTCTAAAAATGCCTAAATCCACAgactttaaattataaaatcttT
This genomic stretch from Drosophila yakuba strain Tai18E2 chromosome 3R, Prin_Dyak_Tai18E2_2.1, whole genome shotgun sequence harbors:
- the LOC6537694 gene encoding uncharacterized protein LOC6537694 — translated: MCVRSSQGSVILIYFVVLLHLVTVVLAQNEGNMSETTVATGEECGSTQKMVDECFKDLPPHLMDFLQNTKIVISKKEITAKCNIFNRGMRCFDTYSKRCLDDRKLGTFKNNVEGARRFFYKFCGDADFQRDYLRHKDCFAYIQLDWVTCTSEFENILSEEVHDERRNASEKFLEFCCARYAYENCIYNSARYKCYKNSAEFARETAKMLSDEKHFRNCAVLQNICAHDSGMALAQWHWMCFRLAMATPMMLLLMRLVGQGIWT